A single window of Nocardia higoensis DNA harbors:
- a CDS encoding DUF3558 domain-containing protein: MAEGEGVVRASGVVMVVSAASVLMLAGCSTGGEASPVVTTTTGLPIAAEAPASFDPCTDIPQSVLDSENLRRGARKNANYDGGRGIKWRGCSFVAPDSYAVGITTTNLTFAVVRDNPDFTVRQEYVIDGRAAMAVDAVDDPDPRASCSFYVEMTGGSLELSMINPASNDKTGHLDTCELARGLAEKLAPLIPDD, from the coding sequence TTGGCCGAAGGGGAGGGTGTCGTGCGGGCCTCTGGCGTGGTGATGGTGGTGAGCGCCGCTTCGGTGCTGATGCTGGCGGGGTGTTCCACGGGTGGGGAGGCGTCGCCGGTGGTGACCACCACGACGGGCTTGCCGATCGCGGCGGAGGCGCCGGCGTCGTTCGATCCGTGTACCGATATTCCGCAGTCGGTGCTGGATTCGGAGAATCTGCGCCGGGGAGCTCGGAAGAACGCGAATTACGACGGTGGTCGGGGGATCAAGTGGCGGGGGTGCAGTTTCGTCGCTCCGGACAGTTATGCGGTGGGGATCACGACGACGAATCTGACGTTCGCGGTGGTGCGGGACAACCCCGACTTCACGGTTCGGCAGGAGTATGTGATCGACGGGCGGGCGGCGATGGCGGTCGATGCCGTCGATGATCCCGATCCGCGGGCGTCGTGTTCGTTCTATGTCGAGATGACGGGCGGCAGCTTGGAGTTGTCGATGATCAATCCGGCGTCGAATGACAAGACCGGCCATCTGGATACGTGTGAGTTGGCGCGTGGTCTGGCGGAGAAGCTGGCACCGTTGATTCCCGATGATTGA
- a CDS encoding glycosyltransferase, with the protein MRIVQLANFYGPRSGGLRTALHHLGAGYAAAGHEVVLIVPGARRAEEILPGGALRITLPATPIPLTGGYRAADPRRVADVLRGLCPDVLEVSDRLTLRGFGRWARRRDVASVMISHERLDRLLGQILPGPAARRIADSANRRTADDYDIVVCTTDFARAEFRRIGARNVELVPLGVDLDLFSPQRRDGRLRADLGVPGHPLLVHCGRLSVEKRVDRSIEAAAELARAGRPVRLVVAGDGPRRESLEKRARAVPVLPDGRPAVHFTGFLTDRHRVATLLATADVSLAPGPHETFGLAALEALAAGTPVVASRSSALADIVTADCGAVAADDPSAFAAAVTDVLARPTATRRQAARHRAEQFTWPRAVDGMLAVLGR; encoded by the coding sequence ATGCGCATCGTGCAGCTGGCCAACTTCTACGGCCCTCGCTCGGGTGGGTTGCGCACCGCGCTGCACCATCTCGGCGCCGGCTATGCGGCGGCAGGTCATGAGGTGGTGTTGATCGTCCCCGGCGCGCGCCGCGCCGAAGAGATCCTTCCCGGCGGCGCCTTGCGGATCACATTGCCCGCCACGCCGATTCCGCTCACCGGCGGCTATCGCGCGGCCGACCCCCGCCGCGTCGCCGACGTGCTGCGCGGCCTGTGCCCCGACGTGCTCGAGGTGTCCGACCGCCTCACCCTGCGCGGCTTCGGTCGCTGGGCCCGCCGCCGCGACGTGGCGAGCGTGATGATCTCCCATGAACGCCTCGACCGCCTGCTCGGTCAGATCCTGCCCGGGCCCGCCGCCCGCCGAATCGCCGACAGCGCCAATCGCCGCACCGCCGACGACTACGACATCGTCGTCTGCACCACCGATTTCGCCCGCGCCGAATTCCGCCGCATCGGCGCGCGGAATGTCGAATTGGTTCCGCTCGGCGTCGACCTCGACCTGTTCAGCCCGCAGCGTCGCGACGGCCGGCTGCGCGCCGACCTCGGCGTGCCCGGCCATCCGCTGCTCGTGCACTGCGGCAGGCTCTCGGTGGAGAAACGGGTGGATCGCAGCATCGAGGCCGCCGCCGAACTGGCCCGCGCGGGTCGGCCCGTCCGCTTGGTCGTCGCGGGCGACGGCCCTCGCAGAGAATCTCTGGAGAAGCGCGCCCGCGCGGTCCCGGTGCTCCCCGACGGCCGCCCCGCCGTCCACTTCACCGGCTTCCTCACCGATCGCCACCGCGTAGCGACCCTGCTGGCCACCGCCGATGTCTCCCTCGCGCCCGGCCCGCACGAAACCTTCGGCCTCGCTGCCCTCGAAGCCCTCGCCGCGGGCACCCCGGTCGTCGCCAGCCGTTCCTCGGCCCTGGCCGACATCGTCACCGCCGACTGCGGGGCCGTAGCCGCCGACGACCCCTCCGCTTTCGCCGCCGCTGTCACCGACGTCCTCGCCCGCCCCACCGCCACCCGCAGACAGGCCGCCCGCCACCGTGCCGAACAGTTCACCTGGCCACGCGCGGTCGACGGGATGCTCGCTGTCCTCGGGCGCTGA
- a CDS encoding acyltransferase family protein, which produces MTAARESGVAPATATSTVPPAPGVTRAQGYRTDLDGLRGVAIALVVVFHIWMGRVSGGVDVFLVLAGFFFTASLLRRAESRAGISVRETAARLARRLLPALVLVLAVVALVVVLTKPYTQWTELAAQTLASLLYFQNWYLAFSWADYLAADPSVSPLQHLWSMSLQGQFYLAALMGIAALVWACRSLGIPAAIRPVLAFVLAVLTAASFVYAARGVGLHQGWNYYDSFARAWELLAGALVAVVLPAVSLHRVLRALLALAGATTVLACGWIVDGGSLFPGPAALIPVGATIALILAGQNLSAEQLPLPNRLLASAVAVRLGEMAYALYLWHWPLLIFVLAHLGDARTDLRAGLAVLAVSLLLAYLTHRFVEEPLRAPAAVRAPRVEVGHRVMLALGVTVLALTVTSQVVTSLSPPQPVNTLEPVRYPGAEALVGGADTPAAEIRPSVFDAPADAAYPTRDGCIADWDTREVITCSYGDSDADRTIAVVGNSHSEHWVPALDLLGREYGIRIAVYLKMGCPLTVAEETSYKGQSIPDCRDWSLEVIDRLGVDRPDWVFTTGTRPRDLIGDETPDDYVQVWSRLSEHGLNILAIRDTPWLRRDGVRYRAIDCLAGNGDRLSCGIRRADAFDPVNPAEEPAASFPNVFTLDLTDAVCGADICPVVEGNVLVYHDEHHLTASYSRSMAPELGRRLGPILGWW; this is translated from the coding sequence ATGACGGCGGCTCGAGAATCGGGTGTGGCGCCCGCGACCGCCACTTCCACTGTCCCGCCCGCCCCGGGAGTGACGCGGGCCCAGGGGTACCGCACGGATCTGGACGGATTGCGTGGCGTCGCGATCGCCCTGGTGGTCGTCTTCCACATCTGGATGGGCCGGGTCTCCGGCGGCGTCGATGTCTTCTTGGTGCTCGCGGGTTTCTTCTTCACCGCCTCACTGCTGCGCCGCGCCGAGTCCCGCGCCGGGATCTCGGTTCGTGAGACCGCCGCCCGGCTGGCCAGGCGCCTGCTCCCCGCGCTGGTGCTGGTGCTCGCGGTGGTCGCGCTCGTCGTGGTGCTGACCAAGCCCTACACCCAGTGGACCGAACTGGCGGCGCAGACGCTCGCCTCGCTGCTGTACTTCCAGAACTGGTATCTGGCGTTCTCCTGGGCGGACTACCTCGCCGCCGATCCGTCGGTGAGCCCGCTGCAGCACCTGTGGTCGATGTCGTTGCAGGGGCAGTTCTATCTGGCCGCGCTGATGGGCATCGCGGCGCTGGTGTGGGCCTGCCGGAGCCTGGGCATACCGGCCGCGATCCGGCCGGTCCTCGCGTTCGTGCTGGCCGTGCTGACAGCGGCCTCGTTCGTCTACGCCGCGCGCGGGGTCGGACTGCATCAGGGGTGGAACTACTACGACAGCTTCGCCCGGGCCTGGGAACTGCTGGCGGGCGCGCTCGTCGCGGTCGTACTACCCGCCGTGAGTCTGCATCGGGTGCTGCGGGCGCTGCTCGCGCTGGCGGGTGCCACGACAGTGCTCGCCTGCGGCTGGATCGTCGACGGCGGCTCGCTGTTCCCCGGTCCGGCCGCGCTGATCCCGGTCGGGGCGACCATCGCCCTCATCCTGGCCGGTCAGAACCTGTCGGCCGAGCAATTGCCGCTGCCCAACCGGCTGCTGGCCTCCGCCGTGGCGGTCCGGCTCGGCGAGATGGCCTACGCGCTGTACCTGTGGCACTGGCCGTTGCTGATCTTCGTGCTCGCTCACCTCGGCGACGCGCGGACCGATCTGCGCGCCGGGCTGGCCGTGTTGGCCGTGTCGCTGCTGTTGGCGTATCTGACACACCGATTCGTCGAGGAGCCGCTGCGCGCGCCCGCCGCCGTCCGCGCCCCCCGGGTGGAGGTGGGACACCGGGTGATGCTCGCCCTCGGCGTGACGGTGCTCGCTTTGACGGTCACCTCCCAGGTGGTCACCAGCCTGTCGCCGCCGCAGCCGGTGAACACACTGGAACCTGTCCGCTATCCCGGGGCCGAGGCGCTGGTCGGCGGCGCGGACACGCCTGCGGCCGAGATACGGCCCAGCGTGTTCGACGCGCCTGCCGACGCGGCCTATCCCACCCGCGACGGGTGCATCGCGGACTGGGACACCCGCGAGGTGATCACCTGCTCGTACGGCGATTCCGACGCCGACCGCACCATCGCGGTGGTCGGCAACTCCCATTCCGAGCACTGGGTGCCCGCCCTGGACCTCCTCGGCCGGGAGTACGGCATCCGCATCGCCGTCTACCTGAAGATGGGCTGCCCGCTGACAGTGGCGGAGGAGACCTCGTACAAGGGGCAGTCGATCCCGGACTGCCGCGACTGGTCGCTGGAGGTGATCGACCGGCTCGGCGTGGACCGCCCGGATTGGGTCTTCACCACCGGGACGAGGCCGAGAGACCTGATCGGCGACGAGACCCCCGACGACTATGTGCAGGTCTGGTCGCGGCTGTCCGAGCACGGCTTGAACATCCTGGCGATCCGCGACACCCCGTGGCTGCGGCGTGACGGGGTGCGCTACCGGGCCATCGACTGCCTGGCCGGCAACGGCGACCGGCTCAGCTGCGGCATCCGCCGGGCGGACGCCTTCGATCCGGTGAATCCGGCCGAGGAGCCCGCCGCCTCGTTCCCGAACGTGTTCACCCTCGATCTCACCGACGCGGTGTGCGGGGCCGACATCTGCCCGGTGGTGGAGGGCAATGTCCTGGTCTATCACGACGAACACCACCTGACGGCGAGCTACTCGCGTTCCATGGCCCCGGAGCTCGGCCGCAGGCTCGGCCCGATCCTCGGGTGGTGGTGA
- a CDS encoding ESX secretion-associated protein EspG produces MSEWTWEPDDFAALWLRDGMDRFPRPLRYLSRFKTRTPFESHAAQVRARYDRDEHETIRLALHTLTAAQLRIEVLGGSTATRRGRVREYRIVGGRTAHHAVVLAQSAVDGVDGSVHVRLLPAESLATRLATLLPPCDPGREPATTVHSAELSAGAGHASARRSPRENYERIAGRPADGGGNAGLLVGSVLSRPAPWFQAQWYDIAGDGRYLETRTREHVAVRPATARDIAGCYAGWIERALDRIGDDARRSR; encoded by the coding sequence ATGTCCGAATGGACCTGGGAGCCAGACGATTTCGCCGCACTATGGCTCCGCGACGGCATGGATCGCTTTCCGCGGCCGCTGCGCTACCTGAGCAGATTCAAGACCCGGACCCCGTTCGAGTCGCATGCCGCGCAGGTCCGCGCCCGCTACGACCGCGACGAACACGAAACGATCCGCCTGGCCTTGCACACCCTCACGGCCGCGCAACTGCGGATCGAAGTCCTGGGTGGTTCGACGGCCACCCGGCGCGGCCGCGTCCGTGAATACCGCATCGTCGGCGGACGTACCGCCCATCACGCGGTGGTCCTGGCGCAGTCGGCCGTCGACGGGGTCGACGGGTCCGTGCACGTCCGGCTGTTACCCGCCGAAAGCCTCGCGACCCGGCTCGCGACCCTGCTACCGCCCTGCGATCCCGGTCGGGAGCCCGCCACCACAGTGCACTCGGCCGAGTTGTCGGCCGGGGCCGGGCACGCCTCCGCACGGCGCAGCCCGCGCGAGAACTACGAACGGATCGCGGGCCGCCCCGCGGACGGCGGTGGAAACGCGGGCCTGCTCGTCGGATCGGTCCTGTCGCGGCCGGCGCCGTGGTTTCAGGCCCAGTGGTACGACATCGCCGGTGACGGCCGCTATCTGGAGACCCGCACCCGCGAGCACGTCGCCGTCCGGCCTGCCACCGCCCGCGACATCGCGGGCTGCTACGCGGGCTGGATCGAGCGCGCCCTCGATCGGATCGGGGACGACGCCCGCCGGAGCCGCTGA
- a CDS encoding GyrI-like domain-containing protein, which translates to MTYTIAVRNEAIYGGLVVPRVTPSFKVSNSELIEFLKDRLRDREGGDRPMYTVYVPDPAGSHNAMVCFEYLDPSAVPVGDLLVRVPKGVYARFEPNGDYHDPVEDVWAQVDDATASAEITRAYREEIEVWRGPQDVELYISILV; encoded by the coding sequence ATGACGTACACGATCGCAGTCCGCAACGAGGCGATCTACGGCGGGCTGGTGGTGCCGAGGGTGACACCGAGTTTCAAGGTCAGCAACAGCGAGCTGATCGAGTTCCTCAAGGATCGCCTGCGTGACCGCGAGGGCGGGGACCGTCCGATGTACACCGTCTATGTGCCTGATCCCGCGGGTAGTCACAACGCGATGGTGTGCTTCGAGTACCTCGACCCGTCGGCGGTGCCGGTCGGCGATCTGCTCGTCCGGGTGCCCAAGGGTGTGTACGCGCGCTTCGAGCCCAACGGTGATTATCACGACCCGGTGGAGGACGTCTGGGCGCAAGTCGACGACGCCACGGCGTCGGCGGAGATCACCCGCGCCTACCGGGAGGAGATCGAGGTCTGGCGCGGCCCCCAGGATGTCGAGCTGTACATTTCCATTCTGGTGTAA
- a CDS encoding GyrI-like domain-containing protein: protein MQFEIVERDETWVAGLPVRSPKRALGELRDHALEAAWAAVLHQELGGPLASAYTDYTGELGTYNTQIVGYRCHSFDDVTRGHLVARLPRGYYAKFSSVGDFPQVMTDLWTQISYAEEHNQIKRTYSGDFECYPHAYKIELYLAVDPR from the coding sequence ATGCAGTTTGAAATCGTCGAGCGGGACGAGACCTGGGTCGCCGGTTTGCCCGTCCGCAGTCCGAAACGCGCTCTCGGGGAACTGCGGGATCACGCCCTGGAAGCGGCCTGGGCCGCGGTGCTGCATCAGGAGCTCGGCGGCCCGCTGGCCAGCGCCTATACCGATTACACCGGTGAACTCGGCACCTACAACACCCAGATCGTCGGCTACCGCTGTCACTCCTTCGACGACGTCACCCGCGGTCATCTGGTGGCCCGGCTGCCGCGCGGCTATTACGCGAAGTTCTCCTCGGTCGGCGATTTCCCGCAGGTGATGACCGACCTGTGGACACAGATCTCCTACGCCGAAGAGCACAACCAGATCAAGCGCACCTATTCCGGCGATTTCGAGTGTTATCCGCACGCCTACAAGATCGAGCTGTACCTGGCGGTGGACCCCCGATGA
- a CDS encoding putative bifunctional diguanylate cyclase/phosphodiesterase encodes MTDVASELMGVDAISMVAASERVLAALVDHFDIDFGYLRHTNREDRTTVLIAEWPHRTDVPDPDPLAVVRFAEADSVFRELEFATEPVIVRPGAESEDYQETIRKSSGIPQVTMACVPLVSRGESTGLLGFVKSGDRAWNTGELNALTAIATLFAQVQARVAAEERLRYIALHDDLTGLANRRALLEYMENRLRPGEPGPVAAFFLDLDRLKALNDFLGHTAGDNFIRTLSARLRENLGPEAMIARLGGDEFVIVPEKPMDSVAAELEATRLQQLIGRRVTVGGESVSRGASVGVAVGIPGQTTVADVLRRADHALLSAKSGGGNGVAVFTDAMRAQFELQDDVELNLRGAVSDGSLLLHYQPEVDLRTGRVVALEALVRWMHPTRGLLPPAAFVTVAEATNLAGELGRWVIRTACKQFADWRARGLAAGTVMRINVSPVQLVSLDFVERIEDILREFAIDGSAVCLEITEHVVVQDLARTQVTLRGLKRMGVQIAIDDFGTGYSSLSHLKALPVDAVKIDRGFVQRLGASTDDLAIVKSIIGLAGSFGLGVVGEGVETAVAARTLVGLGCYRAQGFLIARPMPAAEVETHLVVGHIPLDLDLPRAVRGVAGR; translated from the coding sequence GTGACGGATGTCGCCTCCGAGTTGATGGGCGTCGACGCCATCAGCATGGTGGCGGCGAGCGAACGCGTGCTGGCCGCGCTGGTCGATCATTTCGACATCGACTTCGGATACCTGCGCCACACCAACCGCGAGGACCGCACCACCGTCCTGATCGCCGAATGGCCGCATCGCACCGACGTCCCCGATCCCGATCCGCTGGCCGTGGTGCGTTTCGCCGAGGCCGATTCGGTGTTCCGCGAGCTGGAGTTCGCGACCGAGCCGGTCATCGTGCGCCCCGGCGCCGAATCCGAGGACTATCAGGAGACCATTCGCAAGTCCTCCGGGATTCCACAGGTCACCATGGCCTGCGTCCCGCTGGTCTCGCGCGGGGAGTCCACCGGCCTGCTCGGTTTCGTCAAGTCGGGCGACCGGGCGTGGAACACCGGCGAACTCAACGCGCTCACCGCCATCGCCACGCTGTTCGCGCAGGTCCAGGCCAGGGTGGCCGCTGAGGAGCGACTGCGCTACATCGCCCTGCACGACGATCTCACCGGCTTGGCGAACCGGCGCGCGTTGCTCGAGTACATGGAGAACCGGTTGCGTCCCGGCGAGCCGGGCCCGGTCGCGGCGTTCTTCCTCGACCTCGATCGGCTCAAGGCGCTCAACGACTTCCTCGGCCACACCGCGGGCGACAATTTCATCCGCACACTGTCCGCGCGGTTGCGGGAGAATCTGGGTCCCGAGGCGATGATCGCCCGGCTCGGCGGCGACGAATTCGTCATCGTCCCGGAGAAACCGATGGATTCGGTGGCCGCGGAACTGGAGGCGACCCGCCTGCAGCAGCTGATCGGCCGACGGGTGACGGTCGGCGGGGAATCGGTCAGCCGGGGCGCGAGTGTCGGCGTGGCGGTCGGCATTCCCGGGCAGACCACGGTCGCCGATGTGCTCCGCCGTGCCGATCACGCGCTGTTGTCGGCCAAGTCCGGCGGGGGCAACGGCGTCGCGGTGTTCACCGACGCCATGCGCGCACAGTTCGAGCTCCAGGACGACGTGGAGCTGAATCTGCGTGGCGCGGTGTCCGACGGCTCGCTGCTGCTGCACTACCAGCCCGAGGTGGATCTGCGCACCGGCCGGGTGGTCGCGCTGGAAGCCTTGGTGCGCTGGATGCATCCGACCAGAGGGCTGCTGCCGCCCGCCGCGTTCGTCACCGTCGCCGAGGCCACCAATCTGGCAGGCGAGCTGGGCCGCTGGGTGATCCGCACGGCGTGCAAGCAGTTCGCCGACTGGCGTGCGCGTGGACTGGCCGCCGGAACCGTCATGCGCATCAACGTCTCACCGGTGCAGCTGGTGAGCCTGGATTTCGTCGAGCGCATCGAGGACATCCTGCGCGAGTTCGCCATCGACGGCAGCGCGGTGTGCCTGGAGATCACCGAGCACGTGGTGGTGCAGGATCTGGCCCGCACCCAGGTGACACTGCGCGGACTCAAGCGGATGGGCGTGCAGATCGCCATCGACGATTTCGGCACCGGCTACAGCTCGCTGTCGCATCTCAAGGCGCTGCCGGTGGACGCGGTGAAGATCGACCGCGGTTTCGTGCAGCGGCTCGGCGCGAGCACCGACGATCTGGCCATCGTGAAGTCCATCATCGGCCTCGCCGGTTCGTTCGGTCTCGGCGTGGTCGGCGAGGGGGTGGAGACCGCCGTCGCGGCGCGCACCCTGGTGGGGCTCGGCTGTTACCGGGCGCAGGGGTTCCTCATCGCCCGTCCGATGCCCGCCGCCGAAGTGGAAACCCACCTCGTCGTCGGGCATATCCCGCTGGACCTGGATCTGCCGCGCGCGGTCCGTGGCGTCGCGGGACGCTGA
- the rsmI gene encoding 16S rRNA (cytidine(1402)-2'-O)-methyltransferase, which yields MTAEQTTTGSVGGRLVLAATPMGDIGDASQRLRDALSTADVVAAEDTRRTRALAKALGLEISGRVVSFYDHVETARIPALLDDIVAGRTVLLVTDAGMPSVSDPGYRMVAACVARDLPVTCLPGPSAVTTALALSGLPVERFCFDGFPPRKSGARKQWLRTLRTEPRACVFFEAPHRLADCLADAVDVLGPDRRAAVCRELTKTYEQVVRGTLAELAAWAVDGARGEITVVLEGATPTEADPASLVDEVQALVDDGMRLKDACAQVAEATGASRRELYDAVLAARAGR from the coding sequence GTGACAGCGGAGCAGACAACGACCGGTTCGGTCGGCGGCAGGCTGGTGCTGGCCGCCACCCCGATGGGCGATATCGGCGACGCCTCCCAGCGCCTGCGTGACGCGCTGTCCACCGCCGATGTGGTCGCCGCCGAGGACACCCGCCGCACCCGCGCCCTGGCCAAGGCGCTCGGCCTGGAGATCTCCGGCCGCGTCGTCAGCTTCTACGACCACGTCGAGACCGCCCGCATCCCGGCGCTGCTCGACGACATCGTCGCGGGCCGCACCGTTCTGCTCGTCACCGACGCGGGGATGCCGTCGGTCTCCGACCCCGGCTACCGCATGGTCGCCGCCTGCGTCGCGCGCGATCTGCCGGTCACCTGCCTGCCCGGCCCGTCCGCGGTCACCACCGCCCTGGCCCTGTCCGGGCTCCCGGTGGAACGCTTCTGCTTCGACGGCTTCCCGCCCCGCAAGTCCGGCGCTCGCAAACAGTGGTTGCGCACCCTGCGCACCGAACCCCGCGCCTGCGTCTTCTTCGAAGCCCCGCACCGCCTCGCCGACTGCCTCGCCGACGCCGTCGACGTTCTTGGTCCCGACCGCCGCGCCGCCGTCTGCCGGGAACTCACCAAGACCTACGAACAGGTGGTCCGCGGCACTCTCGCCGAACTCGCGGCCTGGGCCGTCGACGGTGCCCGCGGCGAGATCACCGTCGTCCTCGAAGGCGCCACCCCCACCGAAGCCGACCCGGCTTCCCTGGTCGACGAAGTCCAAGCCCTCGTCGACGACGGCATGCGCTTGAAGGACGCCTGCGCGCAGGTGGCCGAGGCCACCGGAGCTTCGCGCCGCGAACTCTACGACGCGGTACTGGCCGCCCGCGCCGGGCGGTGA
- a CDS encoding Rv1355c family protein, which produces MTASGTRPSAPGVGPADAAERYRPLILDEHDADHTAVLTRLRTTPTVGILDLRDSIRAELSRICDPRIDTEDAAADRWVYYPWRRTLVGLTGPRAFRAVRLDRNRNKLTVAEQERLAGMAVGVVGQSVGHAIAHTLALEGSCGLLRLADFDDIELSNLNRVPGTLFDLGLNKAVVTARRIAELDPYLPVEVCTGGVDENSVDAFLSGLSLVLEECDSLDVKFAVRDGARRHRLPLLMDTSDRGLFDVERFDLEPDRPPFHGLLGETAAADLRGLSTKDKAPHVLRILGPGELSARMAASLAEIDRTVTTWPQLGGDVQLGAAIAATAVRRIGLGRDLPSGRTRVDLERELDGLVEPMSTDHRWSRAGADDDLEAPGHDGAGLRRDGGQPGRAIADGVGDATDAALFGAGVGDTGRGARRPSRAEVESASGASMRGNGASKPTAAFRPGDRHADGGPRRAQSRPNGAGYRQQAVPDLLPPGPPRAEVVAAAQRAPSGGNVQPWTMRPTEDALWIDLAPERSSTMDVAYRGSAVAIGAALHNARAAAAAYGLLGEHRLIAAAAPPSAPLTAVLRFGAGGDPLLARDYPAALTRCTNRRKGNRAPIRDGVLAALDAAARTEGALVRAITDRGALAEAAELLGASDRVRMLTPRMHRELFSELRGPGEDVRDGIDLRSMELDDADLAKLRIASRPDVVELLRVWSGGHGLGEATRDQLLSGSALIAVTMPCPAGRAGASLIDYARAGMAVERVWLEAGRRGLAVQPMSPVFGYAHDQEDLVAISEDFADTLTSLQGRFLDLLGVPGHEIMALVLRLSYAAAASVRSRRLPVPGTGQGS; this is translated from the coding sequence ATGACGGCTTCCGGCACCCGCCCGAGCGCGCCCGGCGTGGGCCCGGCCGACGCGGCGGAACGCTACCGTCCGCTCATCCTCGACGAACACGACGCCGACCACACCGCCGTGCTCACCCGGCTGCGCACCACGCCCACGGTCGGCATTCTCGACCTGCGGGATTCGATCCGCGCGGAGCTGTCCCGGATCTGTGATCCGCGGATCGACACCGAAGACGCCGCCGCCGACCGCTGGGTGTACTACCCGTGGCGGCGGACGCTGGTCGGCCTGACCGGGCCGCGCGCGTTCCGCGCCGTCCGCCTCGATCGCAACCGCAACAAGCTCACCGTCGCCGAACAAGAGCGGCTCGCCGGGATGGCGGTCGGCGTGGTCGGGCAGAGCGTCGGCCACGCGATCGCGCACACGCTCGCGCTGGAAGGCTCCTGCGGTCTGCTGCGGCTGGCCGACTTCGACGACATCGAACTGTCCAACCTGAACCGGGTGCCCGGCACGCTGTTCGACCTGGGGCTGAACAAGGCGGTCGTCACCGCGCGGCGCATCGCCGAACTCGACCCCTACCTGCCGGTCGAGGTGTGTACCGGCGGCGTCGACGAGAACTCCGTCGACGCGTTCCTCAGCGGCCTGTCACTGGTCCTCGAGGAGTGTGACTCGCTGGATGTGAAGTTCGCGGTCCGCGACGGCGCCCGCAGACATCGGCTGCCGCTGCTGATGGACACCAGTGATCGCGGCCTGTTCGATGTCGAGCGCTTCGACCTGGAACCGGATCGCCCGCCTTTCCACGGGTTGCTCGGCGAGACCGCTGCCGCCGATCTGCGCGGTCTGTCCACCAAGGACAAGGCCCCGCATGTGCTGCGGATCCTCGGCCCGGGCGAGCTGTCCGCCCGCATGGCGGCCAGCCTCGCCGAGATCGACCGCACCGTGACGACCTGGCCGCAGCTGGGCGGGGACGTGCAGCTCGGCGCGGCCATCGCCGCCACGGCCGTGCGCCGTATCGGTTTGGGCCGCGATCTGCCCTCCGGGCGGACCAGGGTGGATCTGGAACGCGAACTCGACGGGCTCGTCGAACCGATGTCCACCGACCACCGCTGGTCCAGGGCGGGAGCGGACGACGATCTCGAGGCGCCCGGTCACGACGGCGCGGGCCTGCGCCGGGACGGGGGACAGCCGGGTCGCGCCATCGCCGACGGTGTCGGCGATGCCACCGATGCCGCCTTGTTCGGCGCGGGAGTGGGCGACACCGGCCGAGGAGCGCGGCGGCCGAGCCGCGCCGAGGTCGAGTCCGCGTCGGGGGCGAGCATGCGCGGTAACGGCGCGTCGAAGCCCACCGCAGCATTCCGGCCCGGTGACAGACACGCCGACGGCGGGCCGCGCAGGGCGCAGTCGCGCCCGAACGGGGCCGGATACCGGCAGCAGGCCGTACCGGATCTGCTCCCGCCCGGCCCGCCACGGGCCGAGGTGGTCGCGGCAGCCCAGCGCGCTCCCTCCGGCGGCAATGTCCAGCCATGGACGATGCGACCGACCGAGGACGCGTTGTGGATCGACCTGGCGCCCGAACGCTCCTCGACGATGGATGTCGCCTACCGGGGCAGCGCCGTGGCGATCGGCGCCGCGCTGCACAACGCCCGCGCCGCCGCGGCCGCGTACGGCCTGCTCGGCGAACACCGCCTGATCGCCGCAGCCGCGCCCCCGTCCGCCCCGCTCACCGCTGTCCTGCGCTTCGGCGCCGGTGGTGATCCGCTGCTGGCCCGCGACTACCCCGCGGCCCTGACGCGCTGCACCAATCGCCGCAAAGGCAATCGCGCGCCCATCCGCGACGGCGTGCTCGCCGCGCTCGACGCCGCGGCTCGCACCGAGGGCGCGCTGGTCCGCGCGATCACCGACCGCGGGGCGCTGGCCGAGGCCGCCGAGCTGCTCGGCGCCTCGGACCGGGTCCGCATGCTGACCCCGCGCATGCACCGGGAGCTGTTCTCGGAGTTGCGTGGCCCCGGCGAGGATGTGCGTGACGGCATCGACCTGCGCAGTATGGAACTCGACGACGCCGATCTGGCCAAGCTGCGCATCGCCTCGCGCCCCGATGTCGTGGAGTTGCTGCGCGTCTGGTCCGGCGGCCACGGTCTCGGTGAGGCCACGCGCGATCAACTGCTGTCAGGTTCGGCTCTGATCGCGGTCACCATGCCGTGTCCGGCCGGGCGCGCGGGCGCGTCGCTGATCGATTACGCGCGGGCCGGAATGGCCGTCGAACGGGTGTGGTTGGAGGCCGGACGGCGCGGTCTGGCGGTGCAGCCGATGTCGCCGGTGTTCGGCTACGCACACGACCAGGAGGATCTGGTCGCGATTTCAGAGGATTTCGCGGATACACTGACCTCACTTCAGGGCCGTTTCCTGGACCTGCTGGGAGTGCCTGGGCATGAGATCATGGCGCTGGTGCTTCGCCTGAGTTACGCGGCAGCAGCCTCGGTTCGCAGCAGGCGGCTTCCAGTGCCGGGCACGGGCCAGGGCAGCTAG